In Plasmodium brasilianum strain Bolivian I chromosome 1, whole genome shotgun sequence, a single genomic region encodes these proteins:
- a CDS encoding hypothetical protein (Plasmodium exported protein), translating to MVQTKKFCKVIKIFLFTLLIWKCHNFYEANTYGKSCIKRCILDNALDLRVSRLLYDETDVELERKYVSLKKKAEKIVNEDEYNFGNRLNKLMKICDLAKEYNMPLYHFDAQKSCSSLISKDNFEKSHDSIIYDNYIKHKHLRKSLVMDKYMPKGTNIFSSYYKKFKKMGENFKRTIAKLLGLRPDFELVIKLGFDANLLN from the exons atggtacaaacaaaaaaattctgTAAGgtcattaaaatttttttatttacccTTTTGATATGGAAGTGTCACAACTTCTATGAA GCAAATACTTACGGCAAATCATGTATAAAAAGATGCATCCTGGATAATGCATTAGATCTAAGGGTAAGTAGATTACTATATGATGAAACAGATGTAGAATTAGAACGAAAATATGtgtctttaaaaaaaaaagcagagAAAATAGTTAATGAAGATGAATACAATTTTGGAAAtagattaaataaattaatgaaaatttgtGATTTAGCAAAAGAATACAATATGCCATTGTATCATTTTGATGCTCAAAAATCATGTAGCTCACTAATTTCTAAagataattttgaaaaatccCATGAttcaataatatatgataattacATTAAGCATAAACATCTAAGAAAATCATTAGTAATGGATAAATATATGCCAAAaggaacaaatatattttcttcgtATTATAAGAAGTTTAAGAAAATGggtgaaaattttaaaagaaccATTGCAAAATTATTAGGGTTAAGGCCAGATTTTGAATTAGTAATTAAATTAGGTTTTGATGCAAATTTGTTGAATTAG